In Selenomonadales bacterium, one genomic interval encodes:
- a CDS encoding ABC transporter ATP-binding protein, which yields MSMLDIHNLRKTFAGKKQKVVAVDDVSFTVLPGEMVGLLGPNGAGKTTIIKSVLGIVEPDSGTISVKGYSPARELRQLLSHTAAVLEGSRNIYWRLSVWENICFFAGIHGISVAAGKSYFEHLLTTFSLKEKRDSEVRHLSQGMKQKVAICCALAKQTSLVFLDEPTLGLDVETSYELRDALKDLVQNEQRTVVVSSHDMDVIQDICQRAIIVSGGRVIADERIIDLLALFESRTFKLVVAGAEHKELLAALTHIFPHFTYSTNDRQLLLTANLPQASDLYALIDLLREHGAELETINQEAPDLEKVFVNLVRKERERCNGI from the coding sequence ATGAGCATGCTAGATATTCATAACCTCAGGAAGACTTTCGCCGGCAAGAAGCAGAAGGTGGTGGCCGTGGACGACGTGTCTTTCACAGTGCTACCGGGGGAAATGGTGGGGTTGCTGGGCCCAAACGGCGCGGGCAAGACTACCATCATTAAATCTGTGCTTGGCATCGTCGAGCCTGACAGCGGCACGATTAGCGTTAAGGGGTATAGCCCGGCGCGGGAGCTTAGGCAGCTCCTCTCCCACACCGCGGCGGTACTTGAGGGTAGTCGCAACATCTATTGGCGCCTAAGTGTGTGGGAGAACATCTGCTTCTTTGCGGGTATTCACGGCATATCTGTAGCCGCGGGCAAGAGCTACTTCGAACACCTCTTGACCACCTTTAGTCTCAAAGAGAAGCGCGACAGCGAGGTGCGCCATTTGTCGCAGGGCATGAAGCAAAAGGTGGCCATCTGCTGCGCACTGGCCAAGCAGACCTCGCTTGTTTTTCTGGATGAACCCACGCTTGGACTCGACGTAGAAACTTCCTATGAACTGCGCGATGCACTAAAAGACCTGGTACAAAATGAGCAGCGCACCGTCGTGGTGAGCAGTCACGATATGGACGTGATTCAGGATATTTGCCAGCGTGCCATTATTGTATCCGGAGGCAGAGTGATCGCCGACGAAAGAATCATCGACCTATTAGCGCTCTTCGAAAGCCGCACATTCAAGCTTGTCGTGGCGGGGGCCGAACACAAGGAGCTGCTTGCTGCGCTAACCCACATCTTCCCGCATTTTACTTACAGCACTAACGACAGGCAGCTCCTGCTTACGGCTAACTTGCCGCAAGCGAGCGACCTGTACGCCTTAATCGACCTCTTGCGTGAACACGGTGCCGAGCTTGAGACCATTAACCAAGAGGCGCCCGACCTAGAAAAAGTCTTTGTCAACCTGGTGCGGAAGGAGAGAGAGCGGTGCAACGGTATTTAA